The following are encoded together in the Argopecten irradians isolate NY chromosome 5, Ai_NY, whole genome shotgun sequence genome:
- the LOC138323607 gene encoding uncharacterized protein → MYTVVCFLVIGCIQGHLAATIMNVNERTLQDIEDEVRGLIILKVLNNVNATLSKQQNMILDCETKINQTIVKCETCAASNSGATAPASDLLSRAVSELNKPVVAMEGFFNGASQDIANLGGIMGSKSEQFARLTTSTLKNIGSFLGNEAEKAVAEVKNMLNTAGQKFSELGSAISSAIDTSGGFVDGVTKFGAATISKLNNLPDLVSSGTSSALSGLRNVMSSLPDVGTQIVGGLTDLGNSIGGLFSGRRRRSTALLDRLRRHANPCPDCDNIDISIKTEAEIFQAVCGATFTTQQQQIVEELNRLTRIYEWSKVLTNSILSKVTYDNDNLDYSRISEQILNSSPLNVTFTIGTVPQTYQTDINLNIFDPTQVAPQIADQIYAKA, encoded by the exons ATGTACACAGTTGTGTGCTTCCTTGTCATTGGCTGTATCCAGGGACACCTGGCAGCTACAATAATGAACGTGAACGAGAGAACACTCCAAG ATATCGAAGACGAAGTGAGAGGACTCATTATTCTCAAAGTCCTAAACAACGTTAATGCAACACTTTCAAAACAGCAAAACATGATTCTGGATTGTGAAACAAAAATCAACCAGACCATCGTCAAATGCGAGACATGTGCTGCAAG TAACTCAGGAGCTACAGCACCGGCTTCAGATTTGCTCAGCCGAGCCGTGTCTGAACTGAACAAACCTGTCGTTGCTATGGAAGGATTTTTCAACGGAGCAAGTCAAGACATAGCTAATCTTGGTGGCATCATGGGCAGCAAAAGTGAACAATTTGCAAGACTTACCACCTCAACGTTAAAGAACATTGGAAGTTTCCTTGGCAATGAAGCAGAAAAAGCAGTGGCGGAAGTTAAGAATATGCTAAACACTGCTGGACAAAAGTTCTCTGAGCTTGGCTCAGCTATTTCAAGTGCTATAGATACGTCAGGTGGCTTTGTCGATGGTGTGACCAAATTTGGAGCTGCTACTATTTCTAAACTGAATAACCTGCCTGATCTTGTCTCGTCTGGTACAAGTTCCGCTTTGAGTGGTCTAAGGAATGTCATGTCGTCACTTCCGGATGTTGGTACCCAAATTGTCGGCGGTTTGACGGACTTAGGAAATAGTATTGGAG GTCTATTCTCCGGTAGACGTAGACGATCTACAGCCCTATTAGACAGACTGAGGCGACACGCTAATCCGTGTCCAGACTGTGATAACATCGATATTAGTATCAAGACAGAGGCAGAAATATTCCAGGCCG TTTGTGGGGCTACGTTTACCACACAACAACAGCAGATAGTAGAGGAGCTGAACAGATTGACTAGGATATACGAGTGGTCAAAGGTTCTCACAAACTCAATTCTGAGCAAG GTAACTTACGACAACGATAATTTGGATTACTCTAGAATCTCGGAACAGATCCTGAATTCTTCACCACTGAATGTAACCTTTACCATAGGGACAGTTCCTCAGACTTACCAGACAGACATCAACCTCAACATTTTCGATCCTACCCAAGTGGCACCCCAGATAGCCGATCAAATCTACGCTAAAGcttaa